A single genomic interval of Candidatus Nitrosocosmicus arcticus harbors:
- a CDS encoding FixH family protein — protein MIIVFLFSLLFAFHAYHFKAFSQSDATSSIVKNDSWISERNNLNMTIKLEPVVPVIDETTKISFEVTYLDNSKPFEDLNTRVTITDHDGRLYKFENKLVPVIDGQFSVNYIFPDDGEHRIILQLYKNTTPFTVSSFDLVIPHSTLPSENNGMLKPLVEFFNSFL, from the coding sequence ATGATAATAGTTTTTCTTTTTTCTTTACTGTTTGCGTTTCATGCATATCATTTTAAAGCATTTTCACAAAGTGATGCTACCTCATCCATAGTTAAAAACGATAGTTGGATTAGCGAAAGAAATAATTTGAATATGACTATAAAACTTGAGCCAGTAGTACCTGTTATCGATGAAACTACAAAAATATCATTTGAAGTGACATATCTTGATAACTCTAAACCTTTTGAAGACTTGAATACTCGTGTGACAATAACAGATCATGATGGGCGGTTATATAAATTTGAAAATAAACTTGTACCTGTAATTGATGGACAATTTTCTGTTAATTACATTTTTCCAGACGACGGAGAGCATCGAATAATTTTACAATTATATAAAAATACAACTCCTTTTACTGTAAGCTCGTTTGACTTGGTAATTCCTCATTCTACTCTTCCATCAGAAAATAACGGGATGCTAAAACCTTTAGTTGAATTTTTCAATTCCTTTTTGTAA
- a CDS encoding DMT family transporter, with protein sequence MYLAVAAALYGSIASLAKPQLTTIHPILLSSSIYLIIGIVLTILIKLTSRSTKINKSELKYIFIISLFGAVLGPILYFYGLMLTSASLAAILINIEFIFSILLAIIILKERLNKRGVLGILLIFTGLIIVNLNYNDFNIFNNNTLLGNILVVIASLFWAVDNNLSNIILKKGVSISKIIQLKSLIGGTISFCICLIFAIPLGGNINQVPFLIMLSLGGFAGSLYLFLRGMKKIGTIKSVMIFSTSTIFGIIFALIFLKESSKDVYTLLLSSIFVIGEIYFISKEEK encoded by the coding sequence TTGTATTTAGCAGTAGCTGCAGCATTATACGGTTCGATCGCTAGCTTGGCAAAGCCACAGTTAACGACTATTCATCCTATTTTATTGTCATCATCAATTTATCTAATAATTGGAATAGTCCTAACAATACTTATCAAATTAACAAGCCGATCGACGAAAATAAACAAGAGTGAGTTAAAATATATTTTCATTATTTCATTATTTGGTGCCGTTCTTGGCCCGATCCTTTATTTTTATGGATTAATGTTAACAAGTGCATCGCTGGCAGCTATTTTGATCAATATAGAATTTATTTTTTCGATATTGCTGGCAATCATTATTCTAAAAGAAAGACTCAATAAGAGAGGTGTCCTTGGAATCTTGCTAATTTTTACTGGATTGATTATTGTTAACTTAAATTATAATGATTTTAACATATTCAATAATAATACTTTATTAGGTAATATCTTGGTTGTAATTGCATCTCTATTTTGGGCTGTAGACAACAATCTAAGCAATATAATTCTAAAGAAAGGAGTTTCGATATCAAAAATAATTCAGCTAAAATCTTTAATTGGCGGTACTATATCCTTTTGTATTTGTCTTATATTTGCAATTCCATTAGGAGGCAATATTAATCAGGTTCCTTTCCTAATCATGTTAAGTTTAGGAGGATTTGCAGGTTCTCTTTATCTTTTTTTAAGAGGAATGAAAAAGATAGGAACAATCAAATCTGTAATGATATTTTCTACTTCGACCATTTTTGGAATAATATTTGCTTTGATTTTTTTGAAAGAATCATCGAAGGATGTTTATACACTTTTATTATCTTCGATATTTGTTATTGGTGAGATTTATTTTATCAGTAAGGAAGAAAAATAA